From a single Budorcas taxicolor isolate Tak-1 chromosome X, Takin1.1, whole genome shotgun sequence genomic region:
- the YIPF6 gene encoding protein YIPF6 isoform X1, producing the protein MAEAVESPGDPGTTTSRPLFAGLSDISISQDIPVEGEITIPVRSRIREFDSSTLNESVQNTIMRDLKAVGKKFMHVLYPRKSNTLLRDWDLWGPLILCVTLALMLQRGSVDSEKDGGPQFAEVFVIVWFGAVTITLNSKLLGGNISFFQSLCVLGYCILPLTMALLVCRLVLLAEPGPINFMVRLFVVIIMFAWSIVASTAFLADSQPPNRKALAVYPVFLFYFVISWMILTFTPQ; encoded by the exons TTTGCAGGCCTTTCTGATATATCTATCTCACAAGACATCCCTGTGGAAGGAGAAATCACCATTCCTGTGAGATCGCGCATTCGGGAATTTGACAGCTCTACATTAAATGAGTCTGTTCAGAATACCATT atgCGTGATCTAAAAGCTGTTGGGAAAAAATTCATGCATGTTTTGTACCCAAGGAAAAGTAATACTCTTTTGAGAGATT ggGATTTATGGGGCCCTTTGATCCTTTGTGTGACACTTGCATT AATGCTTCAAAGAGGCTCTGTAGATAGCGAAAAAGATGGAGGGCCCCAGTTTGCAGAAGTGTTTGTCATTGTCTGGTTTGGTGCAGTTACCATCACCCTCAACTCAAAACTTCTTGGAGGAAACAT atctttttttcAGAGCCTTTGTGTGCTGGGATACTGTATACTTCCCCTGACAATGGCACTGCTGGTTTGCCGGCTGGTACTTTTGGCTGAGCCAGGACCAATAAACTTCATGGTCCGGCTTTTTGTGGTGATCATCATGTTTGCCTGGTCTATAGTAG cttCTACAGCTTTTCTTGCTGATAGCCAGCCTCCAAACCGCAAAGCCCTTGCTGTTTAtcctgttttcttgttttattttgtcatCAGTTGGATGATTCTCACCTTCACTCCTCAGTAA
- the YIPF6 gene encoding protein YIPF6 isoform X2, with product MAEAVESPGDPGTTTSRPLFAGLSDISISQDIPVEGEITIPVRSRIREFDSSTLNESVQNTIMRDLKAVGKKFMHVLYPRKSNTLLRDWDLWGPLILCVTLALSFFQSLCVLGYCILPLTMALLVCRLVLLAEPGPINFMVRLFVVIIMFAWSIVASTAFLADSQPPNRKALAVYPVFLFYFVISWMILTFTPQ from the exons TTTGCAGGCCTTTCTGATATATCTATCTCACAAGACATCCCTGTGGAAGGAGAAATCACCATTCCTGTGAGATCGCGCATTCGGGAATTTGACAGCTCTACATTAAATGAGTCTGTTCAGAATACCATT atgCGTGATCTAAAAGCTGTTGGGAAAAAATTCATGCATGTTTTGTACCCAAGGAAAAGTAATACTCTTTTGAGAGATT ggGATTTATGGGGCCCTTTGATCCTTTGTGTGACACTTGCATT atctttttttcAGAGCCTTTGTGTGCTGGGATACTGTATACTTCCCCTGACAATGGCACTGCTGGTTTGCCGGCTGGTACTTTTGGCTGAGCCAGGACCAATAAACTTCATGGTCCGGCTTTTTGTGGTGATCATCATGTTTGCCTGGTCTATAGTAG cttCTACAGCTTTTCTTGCTGATAGCCAGCCTCCAAACCGCAAAGCCCTTGCTGTTTAtcctgttttcttgttttattttgtcatCAGTTGGATGATTCTCACCTTCACTCCTCAGTAA